The Pseudoalteromonas rubra region CGCAACCCATCATTCACTCGACACGACCCAAACCTTGTCTCAGGCTAGCAAAGAGCTGAAACAGGCAAGCCATCAGCTTGCCCAGATTGTGGAAAGTTTTAAAGTTTAAAGACAGTAGCGCACAAACAAACTGCTCACGGTGGCGGCTGTTGGCTTACCATGTTGCCAGTCACCTCCCTCAACACCACTGCCCGCGATGTCCATGTGGACATAAGGCAGTGGTAAGTCAGACTCACAGCCGTGCTTGTCCAGTCCACCAACAATAGCCAGAAAGGCCATTGGGAACTGGTGACCACGCGCAGTCACTGCCGACGGAGCGTTATTGCTCGATAAAACATCATCCGCCAGAGTACGTGGCTGCACGAAATCGTAATCTTCACGACGACTGCGCGATACCTCAGCACAGTCAGCCCACAGATCACCGATATCAGCAAGCTGACGAGATACCTTTTGTGCACGCGCCGGGCCGTTTTCAACATAAGCACTGTAAGGCCCCATCGCTCGGGCGGCGTGTCCGGTTAGTGTAGCCACCGTAAACAGCTCAGGATTCACTTCCTCAGTGGCCATATCTTTAAGCTCACTCAACAAATCTCCCATTGCCAGACGGCCTTCCGCATCCGTGTTACCAATGCGCACTTTCACGCCTTCACGCGTGGTGATGATCTCATCCGGGACGAAGCAATCAGAGCCAATCGAGTTACGCACCACAGCCAGGTACGCGATCACTTTTACGCCTTTAGGTTGAAAGTCTGCAACGGACTTCATAAAGCCGGCGACTGAGGCAGCGCCACCTTTGTCACGGCTCATGCCCGCCATAAACCCGCCAACTTTCAGATCGGCACCACCTGTGTCATAAACCAGGCCCTTACCAACAAACATCAAGGTGCGCTCAATGTCTCCTTGTGGTGTATAGACGAGCTTAACAACACGCGGGTGGTGACGCTCTACCGCATAAGATGCGCGCGCAACGGTGCCCAGCATCGGGTAGTCTTTGTCTATGGTAGCCGGGTCTGACACGACTTCAACGCTGACACATGTGTGCTTAAATAGCTCAACACAGTAATCTGCAAACTTAGGGGGTGCCATGCGCTCCGGCTCCGTACCACACAGATCCCGAGCTGCATACTGACCCGCTGCCATAGCGTTTAACTGACGACATTGCTCTTCAGAAGCCCCCAACAGAGCAATAGATTCAACAGGTTCGATCGCTGGTCCACGATATTCACGGGCTTCCAGAGGTTGCCACAACGCCTGACACGCTCCCAGGTAAGCCACTTCAAGAGCATTCTGATAACGCGCATCGCCAGGTACCCCAGCCACCATCAATACCGGCTTAACCGCACCGGCTGCTTTGGCTTCCAGCACAGCGGCTTTACCCGCTTCAAAAAAGCGTCGCACGTCATCATAGTCACGGTTAAGCGGGCCTGTTGGTGACACGATCAGGCGCTTGCCAGGTACACCTTCAGCCAGCAGTAAGCTGGCTTTGCTGTGTAATCGTGCGTCAACCGCAAGATAAGGGGCGACCGCACTGTTTAATGCCGCAACAGAAAGATCTGACACATCGGAGGTGACGACGATAACAGCATCGGCGTCCTGAACTTGCCAGTCACTGACCGGCAGAGCGAGAGGAAAAGACATATAATCAGCCCTTGGTTATTAAAATGCTGGGCTGATTATCGGCTATTTGTCCGCAAGAGCCAATACCATAGGGGTAATTGCCGGGACATAACAGAACGCGCGTCAGCGTATGACACACTGACACGCCCTGTTAAGCCGCAAAGTAATCGTTAATCCGACTGTGATATTGCGCCGCTGTCTTTTTGTAATTTGAGCTTACTGACCACAGACCAGGCTTCCAGCATCACCAATACACTGACAACCAGAACCACTATGTCCAGACCTACCAGCAACCAGTTACCCTGCTCATAGTACTCACCCAGCTTGATCAGCCCGGCAAAAAAAGCCATCAGAATCACAAACATCATCGGGATCAGCGTGAATTTTGCCGGACGCCCCAGCTTCATCAGATACACAGAGATCACCAGCAAGGTCAGGCTGGCAAGAATTTGGTTGGTCGAACCAAACAAAGGCCAGATGATCATACCGCCGCTGCCCGACGCACCACCTGCACCAAATGCCAGCAGTAAACAGCAGCCTACTGCCACCAGGGTTGCAAGCACACCGTTTTTCAGGGCATTGAGTTGATAAATTTCACCCCATTCCTGAATAATATAGCGCTGCAAACGCACACCAGAATCCATGGTAGTACCGGCAAACAGCACCACCATTACCGCAAGCAGAGTTGATGCGATCTCCACCGACAATCCCCAACCATTGCTGATCAGGTTAGCCCCGCCCTGGATAAATGCACCGACACTGCCCGCGCCGAGGTGACTGTAAATTTCGTGCCATTCCTCAGGTGACACAGCCAGCATGACGCCGCTCACGGCCACCAGCGTGATCAATGCCAATGAGCCCTCGCCCACGGCCCCCAGGTAACCGACAAAGCGGCCATCGGTTTCTTTATCCAGCTGTTTCGAGCTGGTACCAGAGGATACAATGCCATGGAAGCCGGAAACGGCACCACACGCGATGGTAACAAACAATAAAGGAATGATGCTTGGCGTATCAATCGCAGTTTGCGTATTAAAAGCGGGTGCCGTGATATCCGGCATCACCACAAATACCGCACCATACAGCAATACCAGCCCTACCAGTAGCTGCATGCCATTAATAAAATCGCGCGGTTGTAACAACATCCAGACAGGTAATAAAGACGCCACAGCCGCGTAAATAAACAGAATAATAATCCAATTGGCTTTATCGGCCAGCCCGAACAATTCGCTGGGCAGAGCCAGTGGCATACCCGACCCCACGTAAATGCTGGCGTAAAGAATGGCGACCCCAATCACACATAAGGGTACCAGTGGCACCTGACGTTTAAGTAACTGGCCAATCACCAGCGCCACCAAAATGGCGGCCCAGGCAGGGAACACAGCACTGGGGTTAGCCACAAAGGAATTGGCGATAACGACCCCAAATACGGCATTCACCATCAGCAGTACCAGGAAAACCACAATCATAAACAATGAACGCGTGCGTGTACCTATAACAGTTTCTGACAGCGCCCCCATCGACTTGCCTTTGTGACGCGCACTGGCCCAAAGTGCGCCCATATCATGCACACCTGCAAAAAAGATGGTACCAAACACCACCCATAAAACCGCGGGGACCCAACCCCAGTAAACGGCAATGGCTGGGCCAACAATAGGTGCGGCCCCTGCTACGGATGTAAAATGATGCCCCCAGAGCACCACTTTGTTAGTCGGTACATAGTCTACCCCGTCATTTAACTCATGCGCCGGTGTAACGAACTTATCGTCCATTTTAAATATTTTTTCGGCGATGAATTTTGAATAGACAAACCAGCCAAACAGCATACCAAGTATGCCAAACAGCACGATCATGATTGACTGCATTGTATTCCCCCTGTTGTCCTGTTGTTGTTCTTGATGTCCGCTAAATATCAGTGTGTTATTGCCCGTGCAATTCAGCCATATTGCAGTACGCGGCAAAGCCAGCGACTCAGACAATATCTGGCCGTCAGGTGATCCGTTCTATGCTCTCGAGGTTGTATTGTGCGAAATAACGTTTTAATTTAGCCGGATAGGTATACCCTAGCACACCGCCGTGTGATCACAGAGCCTTGTCATTGTTATCTTTTAGTCGAAGGTCTGAACATCAAACAGGCCCAACTGAGCCTGACCGGATGCCACTTCACCTAAACCCAGCTGTATCCCTATCAATCTGACCGGTTTACTGCCAAAGCGCTCAACGGCCTGCTCCAGCAAAGTGAACAGCACTCCTTCATCAATCTCATGATACTGACACTCTTTGGTGGTTTGCGTAAAATCATAAAACTTCACTTTAACCCCCAGTTTGTTAAAGGTCCGCGTGCCGCGATAGGGCTCAGCACGCCGCTGCAATTCAGGAAGCAGCCGCTCGCGAAGCACGTCCTTAAGTGCATCCAGATCTTGTATGTCTTTTTCAAACGTGGTTTCAACACCGACCGATTTACGAATACGTTCAGTTTCCACTTTACGCTCATCAATGCCCTGACAACGCCGCCAAAGTACATCTCCGAATTTACCAAACCGCTCTGTCATCTGAGTTCTGCTGCTGGCCTTAACGTCGCGGCCATATTGCAATCCCATTGCCAACAGTTTTTCATATGTCACTTTGCCCACGCCAGGGATTTTTTTCAGCGGCAAAGTGTCAATAAACACATCCACGTCGTCAGGGGTGATCACATACTGGCCGTTCGGTTTATTTTCGTCGCTGGCGATTTTGGCCAGGAATTTAATGGGCGCAATGCCCGCAGAAGCAGTCAGGCCCGTTTCTAGATAGATATCGTTGCGGATCTGCTGCGCAATTAACGTTGCGCTGCCCTGACACAAAGTGCACTCCGTAACGTCCAGATACGCTTCGTCCAAGGAGAGTGGTTCTATTAGGTCAGTGTAACGGGCAAAAATCGTGCGGATCTGCGCAGACACCGCTTTGTAAACCGCCATCCTGCCGGGCACAATCACCAGCTCAGGGCACAACTGCTTAGCCTTGTAGTTAGACATGGCAGAGCGCACACCATACTGGCGCGCGATGTAATTGGCCGTTGATAACACGCCACGGTGGCTATTCCCGCCAATCGCAATCGGCACATTGGCCAGCGCTGGGTTATCGCGCATCTCTACGGCAGCATAAAAGCAGTCCATATCAACATGGATAAACTTACGCATGAACTTAACAACTGGTTATTTATACAGTTATTATGGGCAAAGAAATTCAGTATGGCAATATGATTGTGTGTTTTTTGTCATCGCGTCTCACCTGTATTTTTAGGACAAATAGAATGGTCTGTCGATGGGTTGCATCGGCATAGGTACGCAGCTTTTGCCTGGGCGTTTCTTCAAGCACCCGGCTACCTTTCAGTTCGTACCAGATACGCTCATCGTTCGGCCTTACTCGCTGATGGGGAAAGCTGCCACCCCCTGTCAACTTTCAGCCTCTGCATCCTGTTCAGCCTCTGCACCCTGTTCAGACACCTGTACTTTGTTCTTTTCTAGTTGGCCAATGTATATGGCAAAAGCAACAGCAAGTAGCAATAGCCCAGTAAAAACCTCATACATCACGAGTAGTTTTGAAAACAGATGAGAAGGATGGACATCGCCATAACCTAAAGTTGTAATGGTTACCACACTAAAATACAGTGAGTCGAAGAACCCCTCCAGAGGTCTCGTAAACAATGGAACGTCATACCTCAACAAAAAAATCACTTGTGAGGAATAGAATAGTATAGAGAAGTTCAATGCAAGACCAAAGTAACTGCGCAGTGCCATCAATACCCTTTCATAAACACGAATATTTGAATGAGGCTCCTTATCTTTTAACTTGCTCAAGAGATCTCTCATAAATGCAAAGGCTATTTCATTAACCCTACAATAGGCATAAAACAATAAAGCATAATGCCAATATATATGTAAATTCGAAACTACCTCTTTAAAAAACAGAGCGCCAAAAAGGAAGGCAACAGCGAGAAAGGACTCTATGATAAAGAGCGCTTTGCTCCATGCTCTGAGCACTTTACCTCTATACTCTTTCCTTTCAACCTCACCTTCATCTGCGCGTCTATTTTTCCAATAATCAATTAGAAACCTTGAAAAAGAGAAAAGCACTTTAAGTATTGTATATCTATTCCACACAGGGTTTTTCTTACTTGATAGATCTGTCAAAAGTTATCCTTAGGAGGTTAAAAGTAGAAGTGAAAAACAGCCAGTTAACTGGCAAACCTATGAAGGCAATTTTACAGGGTCAAAGTTTATGTAGCTAGCACTCAACACCTTGAACCTGTTCTACTTCTTACGGGCATCGGCATAAGTGCGCAGCTTTGGCCTGGGTGTTTCTTCAACCACCCGACTACCTTTCAGTTCGTACCAGGTGCGATCACCAATCGGCCCAGATTCATTGCGAAAGGCATAGTCAGGGGTACGCTTCAGCTTTTGTGTGTATCCCCGCTCAAAATCGTTGTAATCCGGCGAGTATCTTTCATAAGGATTGTCTGAGTAAGAGCGAGCATTCTGCCCCTCTCGATACGCTTTACTAACCATGACTAACTTTCCTTTTAGTTGGTATATGGTCCTGAAGTTATTTTCGCTTAAACCACTTCCAGAACTCGTACCATTTTTTATGCACCACCACTTTTTCTGGCTTATTACTTTCGCCGTCAAATGTAACGTTGTCGGCCTGAACCTGCCCTAAATCAAATCGGTGTTTTCTAAAGTGTTCCATCTGACTCATGTCATGCAGATTCGCATGAACGATTTCTCTATGAGGGAGTACAATCGCAAACTTTTTGGCTATTACATCACTTGCAATATTGCTCGAATTTCTTGTCTTATCATCCTCACTAATTTTGTCAGTGATTGGCTGATAATCAACAAGATATACTAAGTCCAGGTCCTCTTTTTTTCTATAACCGCTCACAATTGGTAAAATTTCAAGATCGTTGGACGCAGCCGAGGTTCTAATGATGTACCCGATATAGACTTTCCTGTTCTTCATAGTAAAAGCTACTGGCAACCCTAAAGACGCAGAACTGAAAGCCAGCGATAAAAACTCTGGTGTTTTATCTCCTGTTGCATCCTTTTGCCATGCTTCAAGAATTAGGTTTCTATTTGCCAGTGCATACAGTTTTATAATTATGGCAGGTGCCAATCCTGCCAATACAAACGCGACACCACTCACACTTACCATATTCAAAATTTCTGCATTGCTTGCAATTGAAGGCATGAGCACTTCAACAAACTTTTTGAATTCAAACCCAATGCTATACGCCAAGCTCGGAAAACATAGAGTAAACACAGTGAGAATAATAAATGACACGATGTGCAGAAGCACCCCAGCAACAGCTGCCAGGATGAAAGTATGATAGCCTTCAGACTTTTCATACTTAACTACAGTAGTTGGGTAATTGCTCAAAAAGCGGTTACCTGATACTAAAAAAAACAGTATTAGTAAAACGGTTGGCTTTATCATAATGTCCTTATTGAAAAAGGCGCCAAAAGGCGCCTTTTTTCATAATGAAAAGTAACTACTTAGAAAGTTGCTCTTGCTGTTTTGCTACATGCTTACTAGCCAACTCAGCTTGTTGCTTTACAACTCTGCTTTTAAATAAAGAGTCAACATTAGTAACAAATCCTGTTGTGCCTTTCATTTCAATCAGAAATTCTGGCGTCGTTTGTTCCTTAGAACCAAGAATATTTTTTAACCAATCCATCATCTTTCCCTCTTCTTTTTGAAGAGCATATTGTGCTCGCATGTTCAATCTGTACTAGGTCAAAATTGCCCTCTACCTAAGCAACAGCTCAACTACATATCACTGTATCCACAGTATACGAACTTTCCCTTTTGGTAAGATCATACTAATATACGAGCACGTTATCTGCAACTATTTGCCTAAACTAGTTAAGTTAAATTAATTAGCTTAACTGGTTTAGAAAACTCAAAAACAACCAGATTGCATCTACTATGTTGAGTGTAAAGTAGTTACCAGAGTATCCTTTCTAAATATGCGTGCCATTGTTCCATTGCTTCGCGTTTCTCGCGCATGTAGTCGTAACGGTCATAGTGTACCGTCGAAACATCTGACTGCGTGTGTTGTTGCAGCTTATCCCGCGTTGTCTTGCTAATTTCAGCTTTGCCCATTAGCGTTTTGCACGTTCGGCGAATGTCACGCGGTGTAAACCTGGGAATTTGATGCCTGTCGCACCAACTTCTTATCGCTAATCTTAGGTTGGATATGCAGGCTGATTCGCCTGGTTTATCCCTGTGCGGAAACAACTTTCCTGAAGCGCCTCTGTGTTTAATCAGTAGTTCAATCACAGGAATGGCCAACGGCCCAATAGGCACCAGGTGATCGCCCCTGTTTTTTACTTTGACCCGACTTTCAGGAATCGTTAGTATCCGCTCCTTCATGTCATACTCTGTTGCATTTGAGTGGTATACCTCTTGTATCCTCTGACCAGCCATACAAATGGCCAGTTTTAAATACAGGTGCGTTCTGAACGGTAGGTCATCTGCATACCATACCTGTCGCACCTCTTGCTCGGTAAGCCACCGCTTCCCTGGTATATTTGGCACATCAAAACTAATGTCTCTGACAACATTGGTTTTAACCCCATAAATGTCAGGCTCTTTATACTGACTTGGTGAGTTATCGTAATCTACAGCAAACTTAAAAACATTCTTCAATACACTACGGGCAAAATTGGCTTTTTTCAGAGCACCTCGATTGTATATCCTGTAAAGTAATTCCCTTGCGTCATCTACGGTTAACTCTGGTGGCGTCATGTCTGACGGTATAAATGGCACAAAGTCTTTTTCGATCATATATTTGGTTGACCTTATTGTAGACGGCACCACTCTCGGCACTAAATACTCCTGATAATCCTCTAATAGCTGTAGCATAGTTCGCTGAGCGCTTTTAGCTGCATGCTCTTTCTGTTCTTCTTTTTTAACTGATTGGGGATCTACCCCATTAAGCAATTGTCTGGAAATGTCGGCGTGCTTTTGTCTTGCTGTTTTTAAATCTATGTTCGGATAATTACCTAATGATATGGTTTTTCGCTTGTCGTTAAAGTGGTACTGAACACGCCAGGCTTTGGTCCCGGTTGTTTGAACTCGGATCTGTAAGCGCCCTTCTCCATAACCGCCTATACTCTCTGTCAGCACATAGCGTTTGTCTCTGGGTTTGAGAGATTGGATTTGTTTGTCTGTGAATTTCATAGTCTTGCCTTTAACTGTGACCATCAATTAAGGTCGCAGTTTTGGTCACACTTTGGCTCACGATAATAACTACCGCAACCGACAATATCCACAGAAAAATAATTCAAAATCAGCCAGATAACGCGGAAAATAACGATATACGACAACTTCCGACAGCTTAGTGTATTTTATGGCCAAATACTCTAAACTGGTCAGACAATGGCCGCGTATCAGTGCATAACTAAACTGAGCCGCCAGACCTATTTAACACAAGGAGCATTTATGAAGTACAGCCACCTGGGTCATTCCAATTTAGAGGTATCACGTGTCTGTCTGGGCAGCATGACATGGGGCGTGCAAAATAATCAGCATGACGCCGATGAGCAAATCAATTATGCACTTGCACAGGGTGTTAACTTTATCGACACTGCCGAGATGTATGCCGTTCCTCCGTCACCTGAAACCTATGGTAAGACCGAGGAAATTATCGGGGACTGGTTACGTCGCCACCCTGAAAAGCGTCAGGATATGGTCATCGCCACTAAAATAGCCGGTTCAGGGCTAGCCTGGATCCGTGGCGGTGCCCCCATCACGGCCGAAGCCATTGTCGCCGCTGTCGATGCTTCCCTTAAGCGACTGCATACCGATTACATTGATGTATACCAGCTACACTGGCCAAATCGGACTTCCCCCCATTTCTCTAAACACTGGCCCGGCATGATCACTTTCAGTGATGTATCAACGGAGCAGCACAAAACAGAGATGTTAGAGATACTGGGTGTACTCAAACAGTGTATGGACGCAGGTAAAATTCGTCACTGGGGACTGTCCAATGACACACCCTGGGGCATAAACACCTACTTGCAACTGGCGCATCAACACCAATTGCCAAGACCGGTTTCAATTCAGAATGAGTTCAATCTGTTACATGCTAAAGACTGGCCTTACATCATAGAAAACTGTGTCCATGAAGACATCGCCTATCTGCCCTGGTCGCCACTTGCCGGAGGCGCTTTGTCAGGTAAGTACCTGGGAGGTGCACGACCAGAGGGATCGCGCTGGACCTTGATCCAACGCAACGGCTTATTCCGGGACACTCAGTTTGCACAAGAAGCCACGGCGGCCTACGTCGAGATTGCCAAAGAGCACAACATCACCGCATCTCAGCTCGCACTGGCCTGGTGCGACCAGGTCGATGGCGTGACGTCTACCATCATAGGCGCAACAACGATGACGCAGTTAAAGGAAAATATCAAAGCCTTTGATTTGACTCTGTCACCAGAGGCGTTGGCCGAAATTGATACGGTGCTAAAAGCGTATCCATTGCCCTATTAACAGATACGCGCCCGACGGGGTTCCGCTCGGGCGCTGCTGTCTGAATCGAAATGTGGTAGACTCAGCGCTTTTTCGGGACTCTGCCATGCGCGTTCTTAATCCAGCCCCAGCTGTGCCTTTACCTGGTACCAGTTTCACCCGGCCTGCAACACGAGCCATTATTACCCGTCAATCGCAAATCTTGTTGCTCTACACCCAGCGCTATGATGATTACACCTTACCCGGTGGTGGGGTTGACGAAGGAGAGTCTCTCACAGACGCGCTGGTACGCGAGGTCAAAGAAGAAACCGGTGCCCGCTCTGTAACCAACATCGCGCCCTTTGGTATATACGAAGAATATCAGCACTGGTACAAGCCCGATTATGACAATGTACACATAGTTTCGCACTGCTATCAGTGTGAAATTTGCGGGGAATTTGATGAGCCAGAAATGGAGCATTATGAAGTTAGCAATGGTATGCAACCACAATGGGTGGAGATCACCGAAGCCATTGCCCACAATGAAGCCGTACTGGCAAATAGCGATAAGCAAGGACAATCTCTGCT contains the following coding sequences:
- a CDS encoding M17 family metallopeptidase, whose translation is MSFPLALPVSDWQVQDADAVIVVTSDVSDLSVAALNSAVAPYLAVDARLHSKASLLLAEGVPGKRLIVSPTGPLNRDYDDVRRFFEAGKAAVLEAKAAGAVKPVLMVAGVPGDARYQNALEVAYLGACQALWQPLEAREYRGPAIEPVESIALLGASEEQCRQLNAMAAGQYAARDLCGTEPERMAPPKFADYCVELFKHTCVSVEVVSDPATIDKDYPMLGTVARASYAVERHHPRVVKLVYTPQGDIERTLMFVGKGLVYDTGGADLKVGGFMAGMSRDKGGAASVAGFMKSVADFQPKGVKVIAYLAVVRNSIGSDCFVPDEIITTREGVKVRIGNTDAEGRLAMGDLLSELKDMATEEVNPELFTVATLTGHAARAMGPYSAYVENGPARAQKVSRQLADIGDLWADCAEVSRSRREDYDFVQPRTLADDVLSSNNAPSAVTARGHQFPMAFLAIVGGLDKHGCESDLPLPYVHMDIAGSGVEGGDWQHGKPTAATVSSLFVRYCL
- a CDS encoding carbon starvation protein A, whose protein sequence is MQSIMIVLFGILGMLFGWFVYSKFIAEKIFKMDDKFVTPAHELNDGVDYVPTNKVVLWGHHFTSVAGAAPIVGPAIAVYWGWVPAVLWVVFGTIFFAGVHDMGALWASARHKGKSMGALSETVIGTRTRSLFMIVVFLVLLMVNAVFGVVIANSFVANPSAVFPAWAAILVALVIGQLLKRQVPLVPLCVIGVAILYASIYVGSGMPLALPSELFGLADKANWIIILFIYAAVASLLPVWMLLQPRDFINGMQLLVGLVLLYGAVFVVMPDITAPAFNTQTAIDTPSIIPLLFVTIACGAVSGFHGIVSSGTSSKQLDKETDGRFVGYLGAVGEGSLALITLVAVSGVMLAVSPEEWHEIYSHLGAGSVGAFIQGGANLISNGWGLSVEIASTLLAVMVVLFAGTTMDSGVRLQRYIIQEWGEIYQLNALKNGVLATLVAVGCCLLLAFGAGGASGSGGMIIWPLFGSTNQILASLTLLVISVYLMKLGRPAKFTLIPMMFVILMAFFAGLIKLGEYYEQGNWLLVGLDIVVLVVSVLVMLEAWSVVSKLKLQKDSGAISQSD
- the dinB gene encoding DNA polymerase IV — encoded protein: MRKFIHVDMDCFYAAVEMRDNPALANVPIAIGGNSHRGVLSTANYIARQYGVRSAMSNYKAKQLCPELVIVPGRMAVYKAVSAQIRTIFARYTDLIEPLSLDEAYLDVTECTLCQGSATLIAQQIRNDIYLETGLTASAGIAPIKFLAKIASDENKPNGQYVITPDDVDVFIDTLPLKKIPGVGKVTYEKLLAMGLQYGRDVKASSRTQMTERFGKFGDVLWRRCQGIDERKVETERIRKSVGVETTFEKDIQDLDALKDVLRERLLPELQRRAEPYRGTRTFNKLGVKVKFYDFTQTTKECQYHEIDEGVLFTLLEQAVERFGSKPVRLIGIQLGLGEVASGQAQLGLFDVQTFD
- a CDS encoding potassium channel family protein — encoded protein: MTDLSSKKNPVWNRYTILKVLFSFSRFLIDYWKNRRADEGEVERKEYRGKVLRAWSKALFIIESFLAVAFLFGALFFKEVVSNLHIYWHYALLFYAYCRVNEIAFAFMRDLLSKLKDKEPHSNIRVYERVLMALRSYFGLALNFSILFYSSQVIFLLRYDVPLFTRPLEGFFDSLYFSVVTITTLGYGDVHPSHLFSKLLVMYEVFTGLLLLAVAFAIYIGQLEKNKVQVSEQGAEAEQDAEAES
- a CDS encoding tyrosine-type recombinase/integrase, which gives rise to MKFTDKQIQSLKPRDKRYVLTESIGGYGEGRLQIRVQTTGTKAWRVQYHFNDKRKTISLGNYPNIDLKTARQKHADISRQLLNGVDPQSVKKEEQKEHAAKSAQRTMLQLLEDYQEYLVPRVVPSTIRSTKYMIEKDFVPFIPSDMTPPELTVDDARELLYRIYNRGALKKANFARSVLKNVFKFAVDYDNSPSQYKEPDIYGVKTNVVRDISFDVPNIPGKRWLTEQEVRQVWYADDLPFRTHLYLKLAICMAGQRIQEVYHSNATEYDMKERILTIPESRVKVKNRGDHLVPIGPLAIPVIELLIKHRGASGKLFPHRDKPGESACISNLRLAIRSWCDRHQIPRFTPRDIRRTCKTLMGKAEISKTTRDKLQQHTQSDVSTVHYDRYDYMREKREAMEQWHAYLERILW
- a CDS encoding aldo/keto reductase, whose product is MKYSHLGHSNLEVSRVCLGSMTWGVQNNQHDADEQINYALAQGVNFIDTAEMYAVPPSPETYGKTEEIIGDWLRRHPEKRQDMVIATKIAGSGLAWIRGGAPITAEAIVAAVDASLKRLHTDYIDVYQLHWPNRTSPHFSKHWPGMITFSDVSTEQHKTEMLEILGVLKQCMDAGKIRHWGLSNDTPWGINTYLQLAHQHQLPRPVSIQNEFNLLHAKDWPYIIENCVHEDIAYLPWSPLAGGALSGKYLGGARPEGSRWTLIQRNGLFRDTQFAQEATAAYVEIAKEHNITASQLALAWCDQVDGVTSTIIGATTMTQLKENIKAFDLTLSPEALAEIDTVLKAYPLPY
- a CDS encoding NUDIX hydrolase translates to MRVLNPAPAVPLPGTSFTRPATRAIITRQSQILLLYTQRYDDYTLPGGGVDEGESLTDALVREVKEETGARSVTNIAPFGIYEEYQHWYKPDYDNVHIVSHCYQCEICGEFDEPEMEHYEVSNGMQPQWVEITEAIAHNEAVLANSDKQGQSLLRETRLLKLIAKELMQLNF